From Pseudomonas sp. LS1212, the proteins below share one genomic window:
- a CDS encoding alpha/beta hydrolase family protein, whose translation MFPIYRTTLSAFCLALILPCSQPVVAEDAAQTPTSEEATQAAAVRRHPLPERSQEDALALERQLPSQEQQTLSAGNDNFLALWKPANSRDPVGAVVIVPGAGETADWPQAVGPLRRKLPDARWHSLSLTLPDLLGDAPQPRAVPPEPAPPPTTASTSQATPPDAAASVEQATAPDTEPFDNAISAEQAQNAADAERIFARIEAGIAYAQQQKARTIVLLGHGSGAYWAARYLNERQPPQVQKLVMVAARTPVNASQGLDTLTPTLKLPTADFFYSDRPQVRQAALQRLQASKRAKDSGYSQVSLKALPGNKAAEQEQLFRRIRGWLGPEPDKTAF comes from the coding sequence ATGTTTCCAATCTACCGCACGACGCTTTCCGCGTTTTGCCTGGCGCTGATACTACCCTGCTCCCAGCCAGTGGTGGCCGAAGACGCCGCCCAAACGCCCACAAGTGAAGAGGCTACCCAAGCCGCAGCGGTGCGGCGTCATCCATTGCCCGAACGCAGCCAGGAGGATGCCCTGGCCCTGGAGCGGCAACTGCCGTCGCAGGAACAGCAAACATTGAGCGCTGGAAACGACAACTTTCTGGCCCTGTGGAAGCCGGCCAACAGCCGCGACCCCGTGGGCGCCGTGGTGATCGTACCCGGTGCCGGCGAAACGGCCGACTGGCCGCAGGCCGTTGGCCCGCTGCGTCGCAAGTTGCCGGACGCACGCTGGCACAGCCTGAGCCTGACCCTTCCGGACCTGCTCGGCGATGCACCGCAACCGCGAGCCGTGCCCCCCGAACCTGCCCCACCACCCACGACAGCATCAACCAGCCAGGCAACCCCACCGGACGCCGCGGCCAGCGTCGAACAGGCCACCGCCCCCGACACCGAGCCCTTCGACAACGCCATCTCAGCAGAGCAAGCGCAAAACGCGGCTGACGCCGAGCGGATCTTCGCACGAATCGAAGCGGGTATTGCCTACGCCCAGCAGCAAAAGGCTCGAACCATTGTCTTGCTCGGGCACGGCAGCGGTGCCTATTGGGCCGCGCGCTACCTGAACGAACGCCAGCCTCCCCAAGTGCAAAAACTGGTGATGGTTGCCGCCCGGACACCCGTGAATGCCAGCCAGGGGCTGGACACGTTGACCCCCACTTTGAAACTACCGACGGCGGACTTTTTCTACAGCGATCGCCCGCAGGTCCGTCAGGCCGCCCTGCAGCGCCTGCAAGCCAGCAAGCGGGCCAAGGACAGTGGTTACAGCCAGGTTTCCCTCAAGGCATTACCCGGCAACAAGGCTGCCGAACAGGAGCAATTGTTCCGGCGCATCCGTGGCTGGCTCGGCCCTGAACCCGATAAAACGGCCTTTTAG
- a CDS encoding DnaJ domain-containing protein: MLWPSTLIGAGAGFAIASIPGALLGALIGQVMDRRLQLHSWAHVRERLGGKPVLRDDELLFVMLGRLAKSDGRVVDGHIQQAQQEMRRLDLSEPAQQRAIAAFNRGKAGQDHLRGNLQRLKRQPHAAEGVLRACWRMIWADGKATRQERELVLLWGKWLGWTPAKVQALGTDYDPKRKPLASSSGTYQEAMRLLGVAANTEPAQIKRAYRRLISRHHPDKLLGSGASPSQVCEATERTRELHQAYAVVRQRRDF, from the coding sequence ATGCTCTGGCCTAGTACCCTGATCGGTGCCGGCGCAGGTTTTGCCATCGCCAGTATTCCCGGCGCACTGCTCGGTGCGCTGATCGGTCAGGTCATGGACCGGCGCCTGCAGTTGCACAGCTGGGCTCACGTGCGGGAGCGGCTGGGGGGCAAACCGGTCCTGCGCGACGACGAGCTGCTGTTCGTGATGCTCGGGCGCCTGGCCAAAAGCGACGGCCGGGTGGTCGACGGGCATATCCAGCAGGCGCAGCAGGAAATGCGCCGTCTGGACTTGAGCGAGCCTGCACAGCAGAGGGCGATTGCCGCGTTCAATCGCGGCAAGGCGGGCCAGGACCACCTGCGGGGCAACCTGCAACGCCTCAAGCGTCAGCCCCATGCCGCCGAAGGTGTGTTGCGGGCCTGCTGGCGGATGATCTGGGCCGATGGCAAAGCGACGCGCCAGGAGCGGGAGCTGGTCCTGCTTTGGGGGAAGTGGCTGGGTTGGACGCCGGCCAAGGTGCAGGCCCTGGGCACTGACTACGACCCCAAGCGAAAACCGCTGGCCAGTAGTAGCGGCACCTACCAGGAGGCCATGCGACTTCTCGGTGTGGCCGCCAACACCGAGCCTGCGCAAATCAAGCGGGCCTATCGACGCCTGATCAGCCGTCACCACCCGGACAAGCTGCTGGGCAGCGGCGCTAGCCCCTCCCAGGTTTGCGAAGCGACCGAGCGGACCCGGGAGTTGCACCAGGCCTACGCGGTCGTTCGCCAGCGCAGGGATTTCTAA
- the murU gene encoding N-acetylmuramate alpha-1-phosphate uridylyltransferase MurU: MKAMILAAGKGERMRPLTLHTPKPLVRVAGVPLIEYHLRALQSAGFKEVVINHAWLGQQIEDYLGDGARYGLQISFSPEGEPLETGGGIFKALPLLGEEPFLLVNGDIWTDYDFSTLRKPLSGLAHLVLVDNPDHNGRGDFSLVDGQVRDDPSSSQTLTYSGLALLSPKLFTDCEPGAFKLAPLLREAMGKGQVSGEHFAGQWVDVGTHERLAEVEHLLCGRH, translated from the coding sequence ATGAAAGCGATGATTCTGGCCGCAGGCAAAGGCGAGCGTATGCGTCCCTTGACCTTGCATACGCCCAAGCCATTGGTTCGCGTCGCCGGGGTGCCTTTGATCGAGTATCACCTGCGAGCGCTGCAGAGCGCGGGTTTCAAGGAGGTCGTGATCAATCACGCCTGGCTTGGCCAGCAGATCGAAGACTATCTGGGCGACGGTGCTCGCTACGGGCTGCAGATCAGCTTTTCCCCGGAGGGAGAGCCGCTGGAAACCGGCGGCGGCATCTTCAAGGCGCTCCCGCTGTTGGGCGAGGAGCCTTTTTTGCTGGTCAACGGCGACATCTGGACCGATTACGACTTCTCGACCCTGCGCAAACCCCTGTCCGGCCTGGCCCACCTGGTGCTGGTGGATAATCCGGATCACAACGGTCGCGGCGACTTTTCGCTGGTCGATGGTCAGGTTCGCGATGATCCGTCTTCCTCGCAAACGCTCACCTACAGCGGGCTTGCCTTGCTGAGCCCGAAATTGTTCACTGACTGCGAACCGGGCGCTTTCAAGTTGGCGCCACTGTTGCGTGAGGCGATGGGCAAAGGCCAGGTCAGCGGCGAGCATTTCGCGGGGCAGTGGGTCGATGTCGGAACCCACGAGCGTTTGGCTGAAGTCGAGCACCTGCTTTGCGGGCGCCATTGA
- a CDS encoding aminoglycoside phosphotransferase family protein — MPEHDVRLQHLKVWLDEQLAKLFLTEGWGAVPPATLTAASSDASFRRYFRWEGQGRSFIVMDAPPPQENCKPFVDIARLLATSGINVPVIHAEDLERGFLLLNDLGNKTYLDVIDANNADVLFKDAIAALLAFQQLPMDAPLPSYDVALLRRELELFPEWYVRRHLDIEFDEKQQTAWDRVSALLIDSALAQPKVLVHRDYMPRNLMLSESNPGVLDFQDAVYGPVTYDITCLFKDAFLSWPQERVLAWLQDYWHQARQAGIPVHPQFEAFEQASDLMGVQRHLKVIGIFARICHRDGKPRYLGDVPRFFAYIEAVVARRPELAELGELIASLQAKAGATA; from the coding sequence ATGCCTGAACACGATGTACGCCTGCAACACTTGAAAGTATGGCTCGACGAACAGCTGGCAAAGCTCTTTCTGACCGAAGGCTGGGGTGCCGTTCCCCCGGCCACGTTGACCGCAGCCAGCAGCGATGCGAGCTTTCGCCGGTATTTTCGCTGGGAAGGCCAGGGCCGCAGTTTCATCGTCATGGATGCGCCGCCCCCGCAGGAAAACTGCAAGCCTTTCGTGGACATTGCCCGTTTGCTCGCAACGTCCGGGATAAATGTACCGGTCATACATGCCGAGGATCTGGAGCGCGGCTTTCTGCTGCTTAACGATCTGGGCAACAAAACCTACCTGGATGTGATCGACGCCAATAACGCCGACGTGCTGTTCAAGGATGCAATCGCAGCCTTGCTGGCATTTCAACAGTTGCCGATGGACGCCCCGCTGCCCAGCTATGACGTGGCCTTGCTGCGACGCGAGCTCGAGCTGTTTCCCGAGTGGTATGTGCGTCGCCACCTGGACATCGAGTTTGACGAGAAGCAACAGACGGCCTGGGATCGGGTCAGTGCCCTGCTGATCGACAGCGCCCTGGCACAACCGAAAGTGCTGGTGCATCGCGACTATATGCCACGCAACCTGATGCTCAGCGAGTCGAACCCTGGCGTGCTGGATTTCCAGGATGCGGTCTATGGGCCCGTCACCTACGACATCACCTGCCTGTTCAAGGATGCCTTCCTCAGTTGGCCGCAGGAGCGCGTGCTGGCCTGGCTGCAGGATTACTGGCACCAGGCACGCCAGGCGGGCATCCCGGTACACCCGCAGTTCGAAGCGTTTGAGCAGGCCAGCGACCTGATGGGCGTACAGCGCCACCTGAAAGTGATCGGTATCTTCGCACGCATCTGCCACCGTGACGGCAAGCCGCGCTATCTCGGCGATGTACCGCGCTTCTTCGCTTATATAGAGGCGGTCGTTGCGCGTCGGCCGGAGCTGGCGGAATTGGGCGAGCTGATCGCTTCGCTGCAAGCGAAGGCGGGAGCTACTGCATGA
- a CDS encoding LPS-assembly protein LptD, protein MALKSPAFRKKFPLLVTGGLLAMQPLAAPYLVAAEQFDCQVSAAGGWDCKPKTNVAPLPPRPVHETPTVSESAEGTAPSAPGSDDKAADTMLVTESKGRALKSRSADYSHLDWVPRENLTPAQLAETGPYCAGAYVEPIRPGMDDTTPKSEAPTFIGAKASRYQSEEQIATLAGDVVMRQGSMQVEADEASLYQAENRGELNGNVKLRDNGALVVGDHAQVQLDTGEARVDNAEYVMHKSHIRGNALYAKRSESAIIRLKDGTYTTCEPNNNAWHLKGNNITLNPATGFGTATNVTLRVKNVPVFYTPYIYFPIDDRRQSGFLPPSLGTSSDTGFFFVTPYYFNLAPNYDATLYPRYMSKRGLLMEGEFRYLTETSEGQFGGAYLNDKEDERKLQSDYQEDRWMVNWQHKGGLDSRLLSEVDYTDISDPYYFQDLESDQIGVESKDYIDQKGALTYRGDSYAARLNLHAYKLATISNITPYDRLPQITFNGALPYHPGGLDFGYETEFVRFDRDLRKGNFVDENGVGTPWYDTFVAGLARANGNRVNVKPGVSLPLEWTYGFLKPSVKHVYTRYDLDLDQQGKNTLLADEEFNSSQDRNVPIFSVDSGLYFDRSTQWFGKDYRQTLEPRLFYLYVPEEDQTDIPVFDTSESTFNYASLFRENRFYGSDRIGDENKLSLGVTNRWIEDNGFERQRLSVGQAVYFKDRKVQLPGIDGSTREDAQANVSPYALEYEYRYNRDWRFNSDFNWDPDSRKTRSGSAMFHYQPEDNVNKVVNLGYRYRNDLVRYDQTTGKWSVGGGDYGTPGTPGYVKDYYKIQQHDFSVMWPIVPQWTAISRWQYDYNRNRTLEAFGGFEYDNCCWKLRLINRYWIDYDEFSQDAPSNEKGDHGIFLQIVLKGLGGVVGSKVESFLDKGIQGYRQREDQAY, encoded by the coding sequence ATGGCATTGAAATCCCCCGCGTTTCGTAAAAAATTTCCGCTGCTGGTCACTGGTGGCTTGCTGGCTATGCAGCCTCTGGCCGCACCTTACCTGGTAGCCGCAGAACAGTTTGACTGCCAAGTCTCTGCTGCGGGAGGCTGGGACTGCAAGCCCAAAACCAATGTAGCCCCGTTGCCGCCACGTCCCGTGCATGAAACGCCGACAGTGAGCGAGAGCGCTGAAGGCACCGCCCCAAGCGCCCCTGGCAGCGACGATAAGGCCGCCGACACCATGCTGGTTACCGAGAGCAAGGGCCGTGCCCTGAAGTCTCGCAGTGCCGACTATAGCCATCTCGACTGGGTACCGCGGGAGAATCTTACCCCTGCCCAGCTCGCCGAAACCGGGCCTTATTGCGCCGGCGCCTATGTCGAGCCTATTCGTCCCGGCATGGACGACACCACGCCAAAGAGCGAAGCGCCGACCTTTATCGGTGCCAAGGCTTCGCGCTATCAGTCCGAAGAACAGATCGCGACCCTCGCCGGTGATGTCGTCATGCGCCAGGGCAGCATGCAGGTCGAGGCCGACGAGGCCAGCCTGTACCAGGCCGAGAACCGTGGCGAGCTCAATGGCAACGTCAAACTGCGCGATAACGGCGCGCTGGTCGTCGGCGATCACGCCCAGGTCCAGCTCGATACCGGCGAAGCCCGGGTCGACAACGCCGAATACGTGATGCACAAGTCGCACATCCGCGGCAACGCGCTGTACGCCAAGCGTTCCGAGAGCGCCATCATCCGCCTCAAGGATGGTACCTATACCACCTGTGAACCGAACAACAACGCGTGGCACCTCAAGGGCAACAACATCACCTTGAACCCGGCGACCGGCTTCGGTACCGCAACCAACGTGACGCTGCGGGTCAAGAATGTGCCGGTGTTCTACACCCCGTACATCTACTTCCCGATAGACGACCGTCGCCAGTCCGGCTTCCTGCCGCCGAGCCTCGGCACCAGCAGCGACACCGGCTTTTTCTTCGTCACGCCGTACTACTTCAACCTGGCGCCTAACTATGACGCCACGTTGTACCCGCGCTACATGTCCAAGCGCGGCCTGTTGATGGAAGGCGAGTTCCGCTACCTGACCGAAACCAGCGAAGGTCAGTTCGGTGGCGCCTACCTCAATGACAAGGAAGACGAGCGCAAGCTGCAGTCCGACTACCAGGAAGATCGCTGGATGGTCAACTGGCAGCACAAGGGTGGCCTGGACTCGCGCCTGTTGAGCGAAGTCGACTACACCGATATCAGCGATCCGTATTACTTTCAGGATCTGGAATCCGATCAGATCGGTGTGGAAAGCAAGGACTACATCGATCAGAAAGGCGCCTTGACCTATCGCGGCGACAGCTATGCTGCTCGCCTGAACTTGCATGCGTACAAGCTGGCGACTATTTCCAACATCACGCCGTATGATCGTTTGCCGCAAATTACCTTCAATGGTGCCTTGCCGTACCATCCAGGAGGGCTCGACTTCGGCTACGAAACCGAGTTTGTGCGGTTTGATCGGGATCTGCGCAAAGGTAATTTCGTTGACGAGAACGGCGTCGGCACCCCTTGGTACGACACCTTCGTTGCCGGCCTCGCCCGCGCCAACGGTAACCGGGTCAACGTAAAGCCGGGCGTCAGCCTGCCACTTGAATGGACTTACGGCTTCCTGAAGCCCTCGGTCAAGCATGTCTATACCCGGTACGATCTGGATCTGGATCAGCAGGGAAAGAACACACTACTGGCTGACGAAGAGTTCAATAGTTCGCAGGACCGCAACGTCCCGATTTTCAGCGTCGACAGCGGTCTGTACTTCGACCGCAGCACGCAATGGTTCGGGAAGGATTACCGCCAGACATTGGAGCCACGTCTGTTCTATCTGTATGTTCCTGAAGAGGACCAGACTGACATTCCCGTATTTGACACAAGTGAAAGCACTTTCAACTACGCGTCTCTCTTCCGCGAGAATCGTTTCTACGGCTCCGACCGCATCGGCGACGAAAACAAATTGTCGCTGGGGGTGACCAACCGCTGGATCGAAGACAACGGTTTCGAGCGTCAGCGCTTGAGCGTCGGTCAGGCCGTGTACTTCAAGGATCGCAAGGTGCAATTGCCCGGCATCGATGGGAGCACCCGCGAAGACGCGCAAGCCAATGTCTCGCCGTACGCACTGGAATACGAGTATCGCTACAACCGCGACTGGCGCTTCAACTCCGATTTCAACTGGGACCCGGACAGCCGCAAAACCCGCTCGGGTAGCGCGATGTTCCACTACCAGCCTGAAGACAACGTGAACAAGGTCGTCAACCTGGGCTACCGCTACCGCAACGACCTGGTCCGCTATGACCAGACCACCGGTAAGTGGTCTGTGGGCGGCGGCGATTATGGCACCCCAGGCACCCCCGGTTACGTGAAGGACTACTACAAGATCCAGCAACACGACTTCTCGGTCATGTGGCCGATCGTGCCGCAATGGACCGCCATCAGCCGCTGGCAGTACGACTACAACCGCAATCGCACCCTGGAAGCCTTCGGTGGTTTCGAGTACGACAACTGCTGCTGGAAACTGCGTCTGATCAACCGTTACTGGATCGACTACGACGAGTTCAGCCAGGATGCGCCGTCGAACGAAAAAGGCGACCATGGGATCTTCCTGCAAATCGTGCTGAAAGGCCTCGGTGGCGTGGTAGGTAGTAAGGTCGAGAGCTTCCTGGACAAAGGCATTCAAGGTTATCGTCAACGTGAAGATCAAGCTTACTGA
- the surA gene encoding peptidylprolyl isomerase SurA — protein MKIKLTDCLRPLMLGAVLLGTAAQAQVQTLDKVVAIVDNDVVMQSQLDQRVHEVQQTIAKRGAGVPPAGVLEQQVLERLIVENLQLQIGDRSGIRITDEELNQAIGTIAQRNNMSVEQFRAALARDGLSYDDAREQVRREMIISRVRQRRVAERIQVTEQEVKNFLASDMGKMQLSEEFHLANILIPTPESASSDAIQSAARQAQDVYQQLKQGADFGQLAIARSASETALEGGDMGWRKAAQLPPPFDRQLSLMSPGDFTEPMRTPGGFIIVKLLEKRGGGTQVRDEVHVRHILIKPSEIRSEAETQRLAERLYDRITSGEDFAELAKSFSEDPGSALNGGDLNWIDPNALVPEFRQVMAETPQGQLSKPFKSPYGWHVLEVLGRRATDSTSQAREQQAMTVLRNRKYDEELQTWLRQIRDEAYVEIKLPGVDQAQQ, from the coding sequence GTGAAGATCAAGCTTACTGATTGTCTGCGCCCGCTGATGCTGGGCGCAGTATTACTGGGTACCGCGGCGCAGGCCCAGGTACAGACCCTGGACAAAGTCGTGGCCATCGTCGACAACGACGTGGTGATGCAGAGCCAACTGGACCAGCGCGTCCATGAAGTTCAACAAACCATCGCCAAGCGCGGTGCCGGTGTGCCGCCTGCCGGCGTGCTGGAACAGCAGGTGCTGGAGCGCCTGATCGTCGAGAACCTGCAATTGCAGATTGGTGATCGCTCCGGCATTCGCATCACCGACGAAGAGCTGAACCAGGCCATCGGCACCATTGCCCAGCGCAACAACATGAGTGTCGAGCAGTTCCGTGCCGCCCTTGCCCGCGACGGCCTCTCCTACGACGACGCCCGCGAGCAGGTGCGTCGCGAGATGATCATCAGCCGTGTGCGCCAACGCCGCGTGGCCGAGCGCATTCAGGTTACCGAGCAGGAAGTGAAGAACTTCCTCGCCTCGGACATGGGCAAAATGCAGCTGTCCGAAGAGTTCCACCTGGCCAACATCCTGATCCCGACACCGGAAAGCGCCAGCTCGGACGCCATCCAGAGCGCGGCCCGTCAAGCCCAGGATGTCTACCAGCAACTCAAGCAAGGCGCTGACTTCGGCCAACTGGCCATCGCCCGATCGGCCAGCGAAACCGCACTGGAAGGTGGCGACATGGGCTGGCGTAAAGCTGCGCAACTGCCTCCACCATTCGACCGTCAACTCAGCCTGATGTCGCCCGGTGACTTCACCGAGCCGATGCGCACCCCCGGCGGCTTCATCATCGTCAAGCTGCTGGAAAAGCGCGGCGGTGGCACCCAGGTCCGTGACGAAGTCCATGTTCGCCACATCCTGATCAAGCCCAGCGAAATCCGCAGCGAAGCCGAGACACAGCGCTTGGCCGAACGCCTGTACGACCGGATCACCTCCGGCGAAGACTTCGCCGAGCTGGCAAAAAGCTTCTCCGAAGACCCGGGTTCCGCGCTCAACGGTGGCGACCTGAACTGGATCGACCCGAACGCTCTGGTCCCCGAATTCCGCCAGGTAATGGCCGAAACCCCACAGGGCCAGCTGTCGAAACCGTTCAAGAGCCCGTATGGCTGGCACGTCCTGGAAGTCCTGGGTCGCCGCGCCACCGACAGCACCAGCCAAGCCCGCGAACAGCAGGCCATGACTGTCCTGCGTAACCGCAAGTACGACGAAGAGCTGCAAACCTGGCTGCGTCAGATCCGTGATGAAGCGTACGTCGAGATCAAGCTCCCTGGCGTCGACCAGGCGCAACAGTGA
- the pdxA gene encoding 4-hydroxythreonine-4-phosphate dehydrogenase PdxA, producing the protein MKLKRFALTPGEPAGIGPDLCLLLASHPQPYPLIAITSRDLLAERAAQLGVAVNLLPVTPDAFPTQPAQAGSLYVWDTPLGAPVTAGQLDKANAAFVLETLTRAGQGCLDGHFAGMITAPVHKGVINESGIAFSGHTEFLADLTNTEQVVMMLATRGLRVALVTTHLPLRDIADAITDERLERVTRILHADLKQKFGIAQPRILVCGLNPHAGEGGHLGREEIDIIEPTLERLRSEGMDLRGPLPADTLFTPKYLEHCDAVLAMYHDQGLPVLKYKGFGAAVNVTLGLPIIRTSVDHGTALDLAGSGRIDTGSLQVALETAYQMAETRL; encoded by the coding sequence GTGAAGCTCAAGCGTTTCGCGCTGACACCCGGCGAGCCGGCCGGCATAGGTCCTGACCTGTGCCTGCTGCTCGCCTCGCACCCCCAGCCATATCCCCTGATCGCCATTACCAGCCGTGACCTGCTCGCCGAGCGGGCCGCGCAGCTGGGTGTGGCTGTCAACCTGCTGCCAGTGACCCCGGATGCGTTCCCGACCCAACCGGCCCAAGCCGGCAGCCTGTATGTCTGGGATACACCGTTGGGCGCGCCGGTTACCGCCGGGCAACTGGACAAGGCCAATGCCGCCTTCGTGCTGGAAACCCTCACCCGCGCAGGCCAGGGCTGCCTGGATGGGCACTTTGCCGGCATGATCACTGCCCCCGTGCACAAAGGCGTGATCAACGAAAGCGGCATCGCCTTCTCCGGCCATACCGAATTTCTTGCCGACCTCACGAATACCGAGCAAGTGGTGATGATGCTTGCCACCCGCGGCCTGCGCGTGGCCCTGGTCACCACCCATCTGCCGTTGCGCGACATAGCCGATGCCATCACCGACGAACGGCTGGAGCGGGTCACCCGCATCCTCCACGCCGACCTGAAGCAGAAATTCGGCATTGCCCAACCACGCATCCTGGTCTGCGGCCTCAACCCGCACGCCGGCGAAGGTGGTCACCTGGGGCGCGAAGAAATCGACATCATCGAACCTACATTGGAGCGCCTGCGCAGCGAAGGCATGGATCTTCGCGGCCCGCTGCCTGCCGACACTCTGTTTACCCCCAAATATCTGGAGCACTGCGACGCAGTGCTGGCGATGTACCACGACCAGGGCCTGCCCGTACTGAAGTACAAAGGCTTCGGCGCCGCCGTCAACGTGACGCTCGGCCTGCCGATCATCCGCACCTCGGTCGACCACGGCACAGCCCTGGATCTGGCCGGCAGCGGCAGGATCGACACCGGCAGCCTGCAGGTCGCCCTGGAAACCGCCTACCAGATGGCCGAGACCCGACTATGA
- the rsmA gene encoding 16S rRNA (adenine(1518)-N(6)/adenine(1519)-N(6))-dimethyltransferase RsmA has translation MSEQYQHRARKRFGQNFLHDAGVIDRILRAIHARQGDRMLEIGPGQGALTEGLLSSGAQLDVVELDKDLVPILNRQFAGNDNFRLHQGDALKFDFNTLGAAPNSLRVVGNLPYNISTPLIFHLLHNASLIRDMHFMLQKEVVERLAAGPGGGDWGRLSIMVQYHCRVEHLFNVGPGAFNPPPKVDSAIVRLVPHEVLPHPAKDHRLLERVVREAFNQRRKTLRNTLKALLSSEAISAAGVDGSLRPEQLDLAAFVRLADKLAEQNTAS, from the coding sequence ATGAGCGAGCAATACCAACACCGGGCGCGCAAGCGCTTCGGTCAGAACTTCCTGCATGACGCTGGCGTGATCGACCGCATTCTGCGGGCTATTCACGCCCGCCAGGGCGATCGCATGCTGGAAATCGGCCCGGGCCAGGGCGCCCTCACCGAAGGCCTGCTGAGCAGCGGTGCGCAACTGGATGTGGTCGAGCTGGACAAGGACCTGGTCCCCATTCTCAACCGGCAATTTGCCGGCAACGACAATTTCCGCCTGCACCAGGGCGATGCCCTGAAGTTCGACTTCAATACCCTTGGCGCGGCACCGAACAGCCTGCGGGTGGTCGGCAACCTGCCGTACAACATCTCTACTCCGCTGATTTTTCACCTCTTGCACAATGCCAGCCTGATCCGCGACATGCACTTCATGCTGCAGAAGGAAGTGGTCGAACGCCTGGCAGCAGGCCCGGGTGGTGGCGATTGGGGTCGGCTTTCGATCATGGTCCAGTACCACTGCCGGGTAGAACACCTGTTCAATGTCGGCCCGGGCGCGTTCAACCCGCCGCCCAAGGTCGACTCGGCGATCGTACGCCTGGTGCCCCATGAAGTCCTGCCGCACCCGGCCAAGGACCACCGCCTGCTTGAGCGCGTCGTCCGCGAAGCCTTCAACCAGCGCCGCAAGACCCTGCGCAACACCCTCAAGGCCCTGCTCAGCAGCGAAGCCATTTCCGCCGCCGGCGTCGACGGCAGCCTGCGCCCGGAACAACTGGACCTGGCGGCATTCGTACGCCTGGCTGACAAACTGGCCGAGCAGAACACCGCCAGCTGA
- the apaG gene encoding Co2+/Mg2+ efflux protein ApaG, whose protein sequence is MSDPRYQVDVSVVTRFLAEQSQPEQDRYAFAYTITVQNNGLLPARLLSRHWVITDGDGHVEEVRGEGVVGQQPLIQAGQSHTYSSGTVMTTKVGNMQGSYQMMAEDGKRFDAVIAPFRLAVPGALH, encoded by the coding sequence ATGTCCGATCCTCGCTATCAGGTCGACGTCAGCGTCGTCACTCGCTTTCTGGCAGAACAGTCACAACCCGAGCAAGACCGTTACGCCTTCGCCTACACCATCACCGTGCAGAACAATGGCCTGCTTCCCGCCAGGCTTCTCTCGCGACACTGGGTAATCACCGATGGCGACGGCCACGTCGAAGAGGTTCGCGGCGAGGGCGTGGTCGGGCAACAACCGTTGATCCAGGCCGGCCAAAGCCACACCTACAGCAGCGGCACCGTGATGACGACCAAGGTCGGCAACATGCAAGGCAGCTACCAGATGATGGCTGAAGACGGTAAACGTTTTGACGCTGTGATTGCCCCGTTTCGGCTGGCCGTGCCCGGAGCTCTGCACTGA
- a CDS encoding symmetrical bis(5'-nucleosyl)-tetraphosphatase has protein sequence MAVYAVGDLQGCLQPLKCLLERVAFDPAKDQLWLAGDLVNRGPESLATLRFLYAMRDSLVCVLGNHDLHLLAAGNNIERLKKADTLREIIEAPDAKELLDWLRQQKLLHFDERREVALVHAGVPPQWSMSKALRYAAEVEEVLRDDNRFKPYLDGMYGNDPNRWDRNLKGIDRLRLITNYFTRMRFCTPDGKLDLKGKEGADTAPPGYAPWFAHKARRTRALKIIFGHWAALEGRVKQPGIFALDTGCVWGGALTLLNVDSGERHLCKCDEHGKPRQSAPPVTPPYAAIATKV, from the coding sequence ATGGCAGTGTATGCGGTCGGTGACCTGCAGGGCTGCCTGCAACCACTGAAGTGCCTGCTCGAGCGTGTCGCCTTCGACCCGGCAAAGGACCAGCTCTGGCTGGCTGGCGACCTGGTCAACCGCGGCCCGGAATCACTTGCGACCCTGCGTTTCCTCTACGCCATGCGCGACTCCCTGGTGTGCGTGCTGGGCAACCACGACCTGCACCTGCTCGCCGCCGGGAACAACATCGAGCGCTTGAAAAAGGCCGATACCCTGCGCGAGATCATCGAAGCACCAGACGCCAAGGAACTCCTGGACTGGTTGCGCCAGCAGAAGCTGCTGCATTTCGATGAGCGGCGCGAAGTCGCCCTGGTCCATGCCGGAGTCCCGCCGCAATGGAGCATGAGCAAAGCGTTGCGCTACGCCGCCGAGGTCGAAGAGGTTTTGCGTGACGACAACCGCTTCAAACCCTATCTCGATGGCATGTATGGCAACGACCCGAACAGATGGGACAGGAACCTCAAAGGCATCGATCGCCTGCGACTGATCACCAACTACTTTACCCGCATGCGCTTCTGCACCCCCGACGGCAAGCTCGACCTCAAGGGCAAGGAAGGCGCCGATACCGCACCACCAGGCTATGCGCCCTGGTTCGCGCACAAGGCCCGCAGAACCCGCGCCCTGAAGATAATCTTCGGCCACTGGGCAGCACTGGAAGGGCGCGTCAAACAACCCGGCATCTTCGCCCTGGACACCGGTTGCGTCTGGGGCGGCGCCTTGACACTGCTCAACGTCGACTCCGGTGAACGCCATCTCTGCAAATGCGATGAGCATGGCAAGCCACGCCAATCGGCGCCGCCAGTCACACCGCCCTACGCCGCGATCGCTACAAAAGTCTAG